One Streptomyces sp. NBC_00102 DNA segment encodes these proteins:
- a CDS encoding TetR/AcrR family transcriptional regulator, which translates to MGTAEETDGQETPWGEVTPEAARRLLVAAVEAFAERGYHATTTRDIAGRAGMSPAALYIHYKTKEELLHRISRIGHDRALSLLEAAADGEGTAPDRLALAVRAFVHWHAERFATARVVQYELDALSDEHRAEIIELRRRTDAVMRRIIKDGVDTGEFDVPDVPGTALAVLSLCIDVSRWFNAQGSRTPEEVGALYVDLVLRMVGAPK; encoded by the coding sequence ATGGGTACGGCGGAGGAGACCGACGGCCAGGAGACGCCGTGGGGCGAAGTGACCCCCGAAGCCGCCCGGCGGCTCCTCGTGGCGGCGGTCGAGGCCTTCGCCGAGCGCGGCTACCACGCGACGACCACCCGTGACATCGCGGGCCGGGCCGGCATGAGCCCGGCGGCCCTCTACATCCACTACAAGACGAAGGAAGAGCTGCTCCACCGGATCAGTCGGATCGGCCACGACCGCGCGCTCTCCCTGCTGGAAGCGGCGGCGGACGGCGAGGGCACGGCCCCGGACCGGCTCGCCCTGGCCGTACGGGCCTTCGTCCACTGGCACGCCGAGCGCTTCGCCACGGCCCGGGTGGTGCAGTACGAACTCGACGCGCTGAGCGACGAACACCGCGCCGAGATCATCGAACTGCGGCGGCGCACCGACGCGGTGATGCGGCGGATCATCAAGGACGGTGTGGACACCGGGGAGTTCGACGTCCCCGACGTGCCCGGCACCGCGCTCGCCGTGCTCTCCCTCTGCATCGACGTCTCGCGCTGGTTCAACGCGCAGGGCAGCCGCACCCCCGAGGAGGTCGGCGCGCTCTACGTGGACCTGGTGCTGCGCATGGTCGGCGCCCCGAAGTAG
- a CDS encoding YiaA/YiaB family inner membrane protein: MSDTTSVKQQSTAAFYGQAVASFGVAMSAVALGIFFLDADAWVRGFLAIGVLYLVTSCFTLAKVIRDRQEEGRIVSRVDQARLEKILAEHDPFQKL, from the coding sequence ATGAGCGACACGACATCGGTCAAGCAGCAGAGCACCGCCGCCTTCTACGGTCAGGCCGTCGCATCCTTCGGAGTGGCGATGAGCGCGGTGGCCCTCGGGATCTTCTTCCTCGACGCGGACGCCTGGGTGCGGGGATTCCTCGCCATCGGCGTCCTCTACCTCGTCACCTCGTGCTTCACCCTCGCCAAGGTCATCCGCGACCGCCAGGAGGAGGGCCGGATCGTCAGCCGCGTCGACCAGGCGCGGCTGGAGAAGATCCTCGCCGAGCACGACCCCTTCCAGAAGCTCTGA
- a CDS encoding SDR family NAD(P)-dependent oxidoreductase translates to MTNTLITGANKGLGFETARRLVAAGHTVYLGSRDAERGRRAAERIGARLVLIDVTDDASVEAAAKTIEDGGGLDVLINNAGIEGRTPDGGVLGAGGETADSMRTILETNVLGTVRVTHAFLPLLERSAAPVVVNLSSGLASLERMATPGNPAAAYPGVAYPASKAAVNMITVQYAKAFPGMRINAVEPGYTATDLNARTGTQTVEEGAEIIVRMALVGPDGPTGGYFDAEGPLPW, encoded by the coding sequence ATGACGAACACACTGATCACCGGAGCGAACAAGGGTCTCGGCTTCGAGACCGCCCGCCGGCTCGTCGCCGCCGGGCACACCGTGTACCTCGGCAGCCGCGACGCCGAACGCGGCAGGCGGGCGGCGGAACGGATCGGCGCCAGGCTCGTCCTCATCGACGTGACCGACGACGCCTCGGTCGAGGCCGCGGCGAAGACGATCGAGGACGGGGGCGGACTCGACGTACTGATCAACAACGCCGGGATCGAGGGACGCACCCCGGACGGGGGCGTTCTCGGCGCGGGCGGTGAGACGGCCGATTCGATGCGGACGATCCTGGAGACGAACGTGCTGGGCACCGTGCGGGTCACCCACGCCTTCCTGCCCCTGCTGGAACGCTCCGCGGCCCCGGTCGTGGTCAACCTCAGCAGCGGTCTCGCCTCGCTGGAGCGGATGGCCACCCCGGGCAACCCGGCCGCCGCCTACCCGGGCGTCGCCTACCCGGCGTCCAAGGCCGCGGTCAACATGATCACCGTGCAGTACGCCAAGGCATTCCCCGGGATGCGGATCAACGCGGTGGAGCCCGGCTACACCGCCACCGACCTCAACGCGCGCACCGGCACCCAGACCGTGGAGGAGGGCGCGGAGATCATCGTGCGGATGGCGCTGGTGGGCCCGGACGGCCCGACCGGCGGCTACTTCGACGCCGAGGGCCCGCTGCCCTGGTGA
- a CDS encoding TetR/AcrR family transcriptional regulator, translating into MARPRTPLLSRERIVEAAGALVDAEGLGAVSTRRLAAELGVSGPSLYNHFRNKDEILEAVADAVSAQVDLSMFDADDPRDWQRSLYDWAVSYRAALSAHPHIVPVLAQGPGRRPAGLRVADAVFGAMVDAGWPRAQATYIGALMRYFVTGSALGSFARGFVDDETAYDPSDYPHLGQAHLLADRRRQVDEGAFETGLRALLDGLALQYAQLEPVRTPARGPRGNSGTTGARQSRSGRDHTSERESLPGRDHRADD; encoded by the coding sequence ATGGCCCGACCTCGTACCCCCCTGCTGAGCCGAGAACGGATCGTCGAGGCGGCGGGCGCGCTGGTGGACGCGGAGGGCCTCGGTGCGGTCTCCACCCGGCGGCTCGCCGCCGAGCTGGGGGTCAGCGGGCCGTCGCTGTACAACCATTTCCGGAACAAGGACGAGATCCTCGAAGCGGTCGCGGACGCGGTGTCCGCCCAGGTCGATCTGTCGATGTTCGACGCGGACGATCCGCGCGACTGGCAGCGTTCCCTGTACGACTGGGCCGTCTCCTACCGCGCCGCGCTCTCCGCCCATCCGCACATCGTGCCGGTCCTGGCGCAGGGCCCCGGGCGGCGGCCGGCCGGGCTGCGGGTGGCCGACGCGGTGTTCGGCGCGATGGTCGACGCGGGCTGGCCGCGCGCCCAGGCCACGTACATCGGGGCGTTGATGCGGTACTTCGTCACGGGCTCCGCGCTGGGCTCCTTCGCGCGGGGTTTCGTGGACGACGAGACGGCGTACGACCCCTCCGACTACCCGCACCTCGGCCAGGCCCACCTGCTCGCCGACCGGCGCCGGCAGGTGGACGAGGGGGCGTTCGAGACGGGGCTGCGGGCGCTGCTCGACGGGCTGGCGCTCCAGTACGCGCAACTGGAACCCGTCCGTACGCCTGCCCGGGGCCCGCGCGGGAACTCCGGGACGACCGGGGCGCGGCAGAGCCGATCGGGCCGGGACCACACGTCGGAACGCGAGAGCCTCCCGGGCCGGGACCACCGTGCGGACGATTGA
- a CDS encoding MaoC family dehydratase produces MAEPKIFTSAQELRDGVGEQLGHSDWLEIDQKRIDQFAEATGDHQWIHVDPERAATGPFGTTIAHGYLTLSLLPALVPQVMSVEGAKMGINYGTNKVRFPSTVPVGSRLRATAVLKSVEEAGGGVQITAVVTVEREGGEKPACVAESVSRYYF; encoded by the coding sequence ATGGCAGAGCCGAAGATCTTCACCTCCGCACAGGAGCTGCGCGACGGTGTGGGCGAGCAGCTGGGGCACAGCGACTGGCTGGAGATCGACCAGAAGCGGATCGACCAGTTCGCCGAGGCGACCGGCGACCACCAGTGGATCCACGTCGACCCCGAGCGCGCGGCGACCGGCCCGTTCGGCACGACGATCGCCCACGGGTACCTGACGCTCTCCCTGCTGCCCGCGCTCGTCCCGCAGGTCATGTCGGTCGAGGGCGCGAAGATGGGCATCAACTACGGCACCAACAAGGTCCGCTTCCCCTCCACGGTCCCGGTCGGCTCGCGGCTGCGCGCCACCGCCGTGCTGAAGTCCGTCGAGGAGGCGGGCGGCGGGGTGCAGATCACGGCGGTCGTCACCGTGGAACGCGAGGGCGGCGAGAAGCCGGCCTGCGTGGCCGAATCGGTGTCCCGCTACTACTTCTGA
- a CDS encoding DUF1343 domain-containing protein, producing MSLTRRGVLAAGGGLGALAVTAAGGGTAAASGGRGEDSDHGGRAPVRTGFDRLAAGGYRLLAGERVGIVTNPTGITSDVRHIVDVMHADDRVNLTAVFGPEHGFRGTAQAGGSEGRYDDPATGLPVYDTYLKNGQPLADVFTASGVDTVVFDIQDAGARFYTYIWTLYDCMEAAALAGKRFVVLDRPNPVTGRAALGPVLDPAFGTFVGRREIAQAHGMTVAELALFFNAEFFADRPADLDTVTMSGWRRSDFFDATGLPWVPPSPNMPTADTALVYSGTCLFEGTNLSEGRGTTRPFELLGAAGIDHRWAAAANALELPGVHFREAYFAPTFSKFSGVTVGGVQLHVGDREVFDPVRTGIALLVTAKATWSGFAWRADNWIDKLTGNTRVRTMIDAGADTDEVVAAWRSDLAAFRAKRKKYLLYGG from the coding sequence ATGAGCCTGACCAGACGGGGTGTACTGGCAGCGGGCGGGGGCCTGGGAGCCCTGGCGGTGACCGCCGCGGGCGGGGGTACGGCGGCTGCCTCGGGCGGCCGCGGCGAGGACTCCGACCACGGCGGGCGTGCCCCGGTGCGGACCGGCTTCGACCGGCTGGCCGCGGGCGGCTACCGGCTGCTGGCCGGCGAACGCGTGGGCATCGTCACCAACCCCACCGGGATCACCTCCGACGTGCGCCACATCGTGGACGTGATGCACGCCGACGACCGGGTGAACCTCACCGCCGTCTTCGGCCCCGAGCACGGCTTCCGGGGCACCGCCCAGGCGGGCGGCTCCGAGGGGCGCTACGACGACCCGGCGACCGGACTGCCGGTCTACGACACGTATCTGAAGAACGGCCAGCCGCTCGCCGACGTGTTCACGGCCTCCGGCGTGGACACGGTCGTCTTCGACATCCAGGACGCGGGCGCCCGCTTCTACACGTACATCTGGACCCTGTACGACTGCATGGAGGCGGCGGCGCTCGCGGGCAAGCGGTTCGTCGTCCTGGACCGGCCGAACCCGGTCACCGGGCGGGCGGCGCTCGGTCCCGTGCTCGACCCGGCGTTCGGGACCTTCGTCGGGCGGCGTGAGATCGCCCAGGCGCACGGGATGACCGTCGCGGAGCTGGCGCTCTTCTTCAACGCCGAGTTCTTCGCCGACCGCCCGGCGGACCTGGACACGGTGACGATGTCGGGGTGGCGGCGCTCGGACTTCTTCGACGCGACGGGCCTGCCCTGGGTGCCGCCGAGCCCCAACATGCCGACGGCCGACACCGCGCTCGTCTACTCGGGCACCTGCCTCTTCGAGGGGACGAACCTCTCCGAGGGGCGCGGCACCACCCGTCCGTTCGAGCTGCTCGGGGCGGCCGGGATCGACCACCGCTGGGCAGCCGCCGCCAACGCGCTGGAGCTGCCCGGGGTCCACTTCCGCGAGGCGTACTTCGCGCCGACCTTCTCCAAGTTCTCCGGCGTCACGGTCGGCGGGGTGCAGCTCCACGTGGGCGACCGCGAGGTCTTCGACCCGGTACGCACCGGCATCGCGCTGCTGGTGACGGCCAAGGCGACCTGGAGCGGCTTCGCCTGGCGGGCCGACAACTGGATCGACAAGCTGACCGGCAACACCCGGGTCCGCACCATGATCGACGCGGGCGCGGACACCGACGAGGTGGTGGCCGCCTGGCGCTCGGACCTCGCGGCCTTCCGGGCCAAGCGGAAGAAGTACCTGCTGTACGGGGGGTGA
- a CDS encoding helix-turn-helix transcriptional regulator, with translation MAKAEFGQAVRRWRDRVPPEAAGLVPGGHRRAAGLRREELAMLAGISADYVTRLEQGRATHPSGQIVEALAGALRLSGAEREHLFRLAGLAPPGPGTVPTRISPSVHRLLDRLTGTAVAVYDATWTLLLANPPYAALMGDPAGWRGHERNGVWRNLLGPGTSRVRQTPEERRRLETVLVADLRTAAARYPDDPRLRNLLAELRAGSARFAELWDSGAVGTHESARKTIDHPDVGTLTLDCDVLTVAGDDLRVMVYTAEPHTEDAERLALLTLLGTPALG, from the coding sequence ATGGCGAAGGCGGAGTTCGGGCAGGCGGTGCGCCGCTGGCGCGACCGGGTGCCGCCCGAGGCCGCGGGGCTGGTACCCGGTGGCCACCGGCGTGCGGCGGGGCTGCGGCGCGAGGAGCTGGCGATGCTCGCCGGAATCTCCGCCGACTACGTGACCCGCCTCGAACAGGGGCGGGCCACCCATCCCTCCGGGCAGATCGTGGAGGCGCTCGCCGGGGCCCTGCGGCTGTCGGGGGCGGAGCGCGAGCACCTCTTCCGGCTGGCCGGCCTCGCGCCGCCCGGTCCCGGCACGGTACCCACCCGCATCTCGCCCAGCGTCCACCGGCTGCTCGACCGGCTGACCGGGACGGCGGTCGCGGTGTACGACGCCACCTGGACGCTGCTCCTGGCGAACCCGCCGTACGCGGCGCTGATGGGCGATCCGGCCGGGTGGCGCGGCCACGAGCGCAACGGGGTCTGGCGCAATCTGCTGGGTCCGGGCACGAGCCGGGTCCGCCAGACCCCGGAGGAACGACGCAGACTCGAAACGGTGCTGGTGGCGGACCTGCGCACCGCCGCCGCCCGCTACCCGGACGATCCCCGGCTGCGGAACCTCCTCGCGGAACTGCGGGCGGGCAGCGCCCGGTTCGCCGAGCTCTGGGACTCGGGGGCGGTCGGTACCCACGAGTCGGCCCGCAAGACGATCGACCATCCGGACGTGGGGACCCTGACCCTCGACTGCGACGTGCTCACCGTCGCCGGGGACGACCTGCGCGTCATGGTCTACACGGCCGAGCCGCACACCGAGGACGCCGAACGCCTGGCGCTCCTCACCCTCCTCGGCACCCCGGCGCTCGGCTGA
- a CDS encoding SDR family oxidoreductase: protein MSTVQGAGVVVTGAGGGIGAALARRFAAEGARVVVNDLDAARIEPLAREIGGTAIAGDASGIVDAARDALDGTVDVFCANAGLASPGDVFADEEVWAAAWDVNVMAHVRAARALLPDWLERGSGRFVTTASAAGLLTMIGAAPYSVSKHGAVAFAEWLSLTYRHRGVKVHAICPQGVRTDMLTAAGSAGDLVLAPTAIEPDAVADALFDAIGKDRFLVLPHPEVATYYQARAEDPDRWIGGMNKLQRTWEKGTHA, encoded by the coding sequence ATGAGTACGGTGCAAGGTGCCGGCGTAGTGGTCACGGGAGCCGGAGGCGGCATCGGCGCCGCCCTGGCCCGGAGATTCGCCGCCGAGGGTGCGCGGGTGGTCGTCAACGACCTCGACGCCGCACGGATCGAGCCGCTCGCCCGGGAGATCGGCGGCACCGCGATCGCCGGGGACGCCTCCGGGATCGTGGACGCCGCCCGGGACGCCCTCGACGGCACCGTCGACGTGTTCTGCGCCAACGCGGGCCTCGCCTCGCCCGGCGACGTCTTCGCCGACGAGGAGGTGTGGGCCGCCGCCTGGGACGTCAACGTCATGGCCCACGTCCGCGCCGCCCGGGCGCTGCTGCCCGACTGGCTGGAGCGCGGCAGCGGCCGGTTCGTCACCACCGCCTCCGCAGCCGGCCTGCTCACCATGATCGGCGCCGCGCCCTACAGCGTCAGCAAGCACGGGGCCGTCGCCTTCGCCGAATGGCTCTCGCTCACCTACCGCCACCGCGGCGTCAAGGTCCACGCGATCTGCCCGCAGGGCGTACGCACCGACATGCTCACCGCCGCCGGATCCGCCGGCGACCTGGTCCTCGCCCCCACCGCCATCGAACCGGACGCCGTCGCCGACGCGCTCTTCGACGCGATCGGCAAGGACCGCTTCCTCGTCCTCCCGCACCCCGAGGTGGCCACGTACTACCAGGCCAGGGCCGAGGACCCGGACCGATGGATCGGCGGAATGAACAAGCTCCAGCGCACCTGGGAGAAGGGGACCCACGCATGA
- the soxR gene encoding redox-sensitive transcriptional activator SoxR — MPQIPQSLHELTVGQLAARSGAAVSALHFYESKGLITSRRTSGNQRRYDRDTLRRVAFVRAAQRVGIPLATVREALAELPEERTPTREDWARLSGAWRTELDERIKQLGRLRDHLTDCIACGCLSLETCVLSNPDDISGERMAGSRLMPERPAGREPRD, encoded by the coding sequence GTGCCCCAGATTCCCCAGTCGCTCCACGAACTCACCGTCGGCCAACTCGCCGCGCGCAGCGGCGCGGCCGTCTCCGCCCTGCACTTCTACGAGTCCAAGGGGCTGATCACCAGTCGCCGCACCAGCGGCAACCAGCGCCGTTACGACAGGGACACGCTGCGGCGGGTCGCCTTCGTGCGCGCGGCCCAGCGGGTCGGCATCCCGCTGGCCACCGTCCGTGAGGCGCTCGCCGAACTGCCGGAGGAGCGCACGCCCACCCGGGAGGACTGGGCCCGGCTGTCGGGGGCCTGGCGCACCGAGCTGGACGAACGCATCAAGCAGCTCGGCCGGCTGCGCGACCATCTGACGGACTGCATCGCCTGCGGCTGCCTCTCGCTGGAGACCTGTGTCCTCTCCAACCCGGACGACATCTCCGGCGAGCGAATGGCCGGTTCCCGGCTGATGCCGGAACGCCCGGCCGGCCGGGAACCGCGCGACTGA
- a CDS encoding acyl-CoA dehydrogenase family protein → MNLELSEEQEAVRRLARDFVAREVTPHVAAWDRAESVDKSIVKKLGALGFLGLTVPEEYGGSGGDHLAYCLVTEELGRGDSSVRGIVSVSLGLVAKTIAAWGGEEQKRRWLPGLTAGELIGCFGLTEPGTGSDAGNLATKAVRDGDEYVIDGSKMFITNGTWADVVLLFARTNDTPGHKGVSAFLVPTDTPGLTRNTVHGKLGLRGQATAELVLDGVRVPASALMGPEGKGFSIAMSALAKGRMSVAAGCVGIAQAALDAAVGYAGERQQFGKPIAGYQLVQELISDIAVDVDAARLLTWRVADLVDRGEPFATAASQAKLFASEAAVRCANNALQVFGGYGYIDEYPVGKLVRDARVMTLYEGTSQIQKLIIGRALTGVSAF, encoded by the coding sequence ATGAACCTGGAGCTCAGCGAGGAGCAGGAAGCGGTCCGCCGGCTGGCCAGGGACTTCGTGGCCCGGGAGGTCACCCCGCACGTCGCCGCCTGGGACCGTGCCGAGAGCGTCGACAAGTCGATCGTGAAGAAGCTGGGCGCTCTGGGATTCCTCGGCCTCACCGTGCCCGAGGAGTACGGCGGCTCGGGTGGCGACCACCTCGCGTACTGCCTGGTCACCGAGGAGCTGGGGCGCGGCGACTCCTCGGTGCGCGGCATCGTCTCGGTCTCCCTCGGGCTGGTCGCCAAGACCATCGCCGCCTGGGGCGGTGAGGAGCAGAAGCGCCGCTGGCTCCCCGGGCTCACCGCCGGAGAGCTGATCGGCTGCTTCGGGCTCACCGAGCCCGGCACCGGCTCGGACGCGGGGAACCTCGCCACGAAGGCCGTGCGCGACGGGGACGAGTACGTCATCGACGGCAGCAAGATGTTCATCACCAACGGCACCTGGGCCGACGTGGTGCTGCTCTTCGCCCGTACCAACGACACCCCGGGCCACAAGGGCGTCTCCGCCTTCCTCGTGCCCACCGACACCCCCGGCCTCACCCGGAACACCGTCCACGGCAAGCTCGGTCTGCGCGGCCAGGCCACCGCCGAACTGGTCCTCGACGGCGTCCGGGTCCCCGCGTCCGCGCTGATGGGCCCCGAGGGCAAGGGGTTCTCGATCGCGATGTCCGCGCTGGCCAAGGGCCGCATGTCGGTGGCCGCGGGCTGCGTCGGGATCGCGCAGGCGGCCCTGGACGCGGCGGTCGGCTACGCGGGCGAACGGCAGCAGTTCGGCAAGCCCATCGCCGGCTACCAACTGGTCCAGGAACTCATCAGTGACATCGCCGTGGACGTGGACGCCGCACGCCTCCTGACCTGGCGGGTCGCCGACCTGGTCGACCGGGGCGAACCCTTCGCCACCGCCGCCTCCCAGGCCAAGCTCTTCGCCTCGGAAGCGGCGGTACGCTGCGCCAACAACGCCCTCCAGGTGTTCGGCGGCTACGGCTACATCGACGAGTACCCGGTGGGCAAGCTGGTCCGCGACGCCCGCGTGATGACGCTCTACGAGGGCACCAGCCAGATCCAGAAGCTGATCATCGGCCGCGCGCTGACCGGCGTCTCCGCCTTCTGA
- a CDS encoding penicillin acylase family protein → MPPRTRTGKLAATFAAVLALGTSMLAGSIPAGAAPAAVTAVTDHCAGQCADILPPGENGNATLADILGNKLFGTHPSHSDDQLDRYTSLISGQSTLTDAKLTDFFDDASFGVPSGQVESTVQPRSDVTITRDKKTGVPHIVGTTRYGTEFGAGYAAGQDRLWLMDLFRHIGRGELTSFAGGALANQGLEQQFWPQAPYTEADLEAQVERIRTTEGTRGELAMSDAQAYIDGINAYKDKAKSSRNFPGEYVLTGKIDSITNVGEIVPFKLTDLIAIATVVGGQFGGGGGGEVQAAISLLAAQEKYGVAEGTQVWESFRQREDPEAVLTVHDGTSFPYAQKPATARGTALPDKGSVTAEPLIYDRTGSAGTNLKAPVAAPAALKPLQGVFDNGVIPEGTLPGSGTDAQKRGMSNALLVSGSRTASGNPVAVFGPQTGYFAPQLMMLQEIQGPGISARGVSFAGVGMYVQMGRGDDYAWSATSAAQDITDTYAVQLCEPSGATPTKSSSSYLYRGTCTPMEKMERVNSWKPSTADSTAAGSYRMQVWRTNYGIVTHRATVGGKPVAYTSLRTTYRHEADSIIGFQMLNDPAYVTDAASFQQAASNIDYAFNWFYADSRTTAYYNSGMNPERAAGVDPALPIAADRAYEWQGFDPAANTATYTSFASHPHSSGQDYYISWNNRQAKGYASAGFGFGAVHRADLLDDRVSALVAQGGVTRASLTKAMESAAVTDLRGEQLLPELLKIIRSQPVTDTALDAVVKQLETWRAAGSQRKETAAGSGTYANADAVRIMDAWWPALMDAEFRPGLGSTLYDALAASLAVDESPAASHGPSGAHSGSAFQYGWWAFADKDLRQVLGENVQGPLARTYCGGGVLATCREALLTTLKTAAAKPATTVYPGDDSCAAGNQWCSDAIIHRALGGITQKSIPWQNRPTYQQVVEFPTHR, encoded by the coding sequence ATGCCCCCACGTACACGTACCGGCAAGCTCGCCGCGACCTTCGCGGCCGTCCTCGCACTCGGAACCTCCATGCTGGCGGGATCAATCCCGGCAGGCGCCGCCCCGGCCGCGGTCACCGCGGTCACCGACCACTGCGCCGGGCAGTGCGCGGACATCCTGCCGCCCGGCGAGAACGGCAACGCCACCCTCGCCGACATCCTCGGCAACAAGCTCTTCGGCACCCACCCCTCCCACAGCGACGACCAGCTCGACCGCTACACCTCGCTGATCTCCGGCCAGAGCACCCTCACCGACGCCAAGCTGACCGACTTCTTCGACGACGCCTCCTTCGGCGTCCCCTCCGGTCAGGTCGAGTCCACCGTCCAGCCCCGCAGCGACGTCACGATCACCCGGGACAAGAAGACCGGCGTCCCGCACATCGTCGGCACCACCCGCTACGGCACCGAGTTCGGCGCCGGTTACGCGGCCGGCCAGGACCGGCTCTGGCTGATGGATCTCTTCCGCCACATCGGCCGCGGCGAACTCACCTCCTTCGCCGGCGGAGCGCTGGCCAACCAGGGCCTGGAACAGCAGTTCTGGCCGCAGGCCCCGTACACCGAGGCCGACCTCGAAGCGCAGGTCGAGCGGATCAGGACCACCGAGGGCACCCGCGGCGAGCTGGCCATGTCGGACGCGCAGGCCTACATCGACGGCATCAACGCCTACAAGGACAAGGCGAAGTCGAGCCGCAACTTCCCCGGTGAGTACGTCCTCACCGGCAAGATCGACTCGATCACCAACGTCGGCGAGATCGTGCCCTTCAAGCTCACCGACCTGATCGCCATCGCCACCGTCGTCGGCGGCCAGTTCGGCGGGGGAGGCGGCGGCGAGGTGCAGGCCGCGATCTCGCTGCTCGCCGCCCAGGAGAAGTACGGCGTCGCCGAAGGCACCCAGGTCTGGGAGTCGTTCCGCCAGCGCGAGGACCCCGAGGCCGTCCTCACCGTGCACGACGGGACCTCCTTCCCCTACGCCCAGAAGCCCGCCACCGCGCGCGGCACCGCACTCCCCGACAAGGGCTCCGTCACCGCGGAGCCGCTGATCTACGACCGCACCGGCTCCGCGGGCACCAACCTCAAGGCCCCGGTCGCGGCCCCGGCCGCCCTCAAGCCGCTCCAGGGCGTCTTCGACAACGGCGTCATCCCCGAGGGCACCCTGCCCGGCTCCGGCACCGACGCCCAGAAGCGCGGCATGTCCAACGCCCTGCTGGTCTCCGGCTCCCGCACCGCGAGCGGAAACCCGGTCGCCGTCTTCGGCCCCCAGACCGGCTACTTCGCCCCGCAGCTGATGATGCTCCAGGAGATCCAGGGCCCCGGCATCAGCGCCCGCGGTGTCTCCTTCGCCGGCGTCGGCATGTACGTCCAGATGGGCCGCGGCGACGACTACGCCTGGAGCGCCACCTCCGCCGCCCAGGACATCACCGACACCTACGCCGTCCAGCTCTGCGAACCGAGCGGCGCCACCCCGACGAAGAGCTCCTCCTCCTACCTCTACCGGGGCACCTGCACGCCCATGGAGAAGATGGAGCGCGTCAACTCCTGGAAGCCCAGCACCGCCGACTCGACCGCCGCGGGCTCCTACCGGATGCAGGTCTGGCGCACCAATTACGGCATCGTCACCCACCGCGCCACGGTGGGCGGCAAGCCCGTCGCGTACACCTCGCTGCGCACCACCTACCGTCACGAGGCCGACTCCATCATCGGCTTCCAGATGCTCAACGACCCCGCCTACGTGACCGACGCCGCCTCCTTCCAGCAGGCGGCGAGCAACATCGACTACGCCTTCAACTGGTTCTACGCCGATTCCCGCACCACCGCCTACTACAACAGCGGCATGAACCCGGAGCGCGCCGCCGGCGTGGATCCGGCGCTGCCCATCGCGGCGGACCGGGCTTACGAGTGGCAGGGCTTCGACCCGGCGGCGAACACCGCGACGTACACCTCCTTCGCCTCGCACCCGCACTCCAGCGGCCAGGACTACTACATCTCCTGGAACAACCGGCAGGCCAAGGGGTACGCCTCCGCCGGCTTCGGGTTCGGCGCCGTGCACCGGGCCGACCTGCTGGACGACCGGGTCTCCGCGCTGGTCGCCCAGGGCGGCGTCACCCGCGCCTCCCTCACCAAGGCCATGGAGTCGGCCGCCGTCACCGACCTGCGGGGCGAGCAGCTGCTGCCCGAACTGCTGAAGATCATCCGCTCCCAGCCCGTCACCGACACCGCCCTCGACGCGGTCGTCAAGCAGCTGGAGACCTGGCGGGCGGCGGGCTCGCAGCGCAAGGAGACCGCCGCGGGCTCGGGGACGTACGCCAACGCGGACGCCGTCCGGATCATGGACGCCTGGTGGCCCGCGCTGATGGACGCGGAGTTCCGGCCCGGCCTGGGGAGCACGCTCTACGACGCGCTGGCCGCCAGCCTCGCCGTGGACGAGTCCCCGGCCGCCAGCCACGGACCCAGCGGCGCGCACAGCGGCTCCGCGTTCCAGTACGGCTGGTGGGCCTTCGCCGACAAGGACCTGCGCCAGGTCCTCGGCGAGAACGTCCAGGGGCCGTTGGCCCGCACCTACTGCGGAGGCGGCGTACTCGCCACCTGCCGCGAGGCCCTGCTCACCACCCTGAAGACGGCCGCCGCCAAGCCCGCCACCACGGTCTACCCGGGTGACGACAGCTGCGCGGCGGGCAACCAGTGGTGCAGCGACGCGATTATCCACCGCGCGCTGGGAGGGATCACCCAGAAGTCGATCCCGTGGCAGAACCGGCCGACCTACCAGCAGGTCGTGGAGTTCCCCACGCACCGGTAG